Proteins from a single region of Haloterrigena alkaliphila:
- the trpA gene encoding tryptophan synthase subunit alpha: MTADSTGTEYDSDVEAAIREKHPALITYLTAGDPSLEDTKAYVEALDRGGSDLIELGLPFSEPIAEGPTIQAAINRALEAGTTPEGFFELVDDLETEAPLLVMTYYNMILQYGDEPDVRPFVERAAEAGLAGIIVPDLPAEEADPLREACDDHGLDLVFIVAPTTEGERLETIMSQVSGFTYVQARLGTTGARADVSTATHESLERLSAFDVPKAVGFGVSEGDHAAEIVEAGADGVIVGSALVDIVASSDEPAVDLEAKARELKRGARRGADSITVDPEDTPEPEQP, translated from the coding sequence ATGACCGCCGATTCGACGGGGACGGAGTACGACAGCGACGTCGAAGCCGCCATCCGCGAGAAGCACCCCGCGCTGATTACCTACCTCACCGCGGGCGATCCCTCCCTCGAGGACACCAAGGCGTACGTCGAGGCCCTCGATCGCGGCGGATCGGACCTGATCGAACTCGGCCTGCCGTTCTCGGAACCGATCGCGGAGGGACCGACGATCCAGGCCGCGATCAACCGCGCGCTCGAGGCCGGGACGACCCCCGAGGGCTTCTTCGAACTGGTCGACGACCTCGAGACGGAGGCGCCGCTGCTGGTGATGACCTACTACAACATGATTCTCCAATATGGAGACGAGCCCGACGTTCGGCCGTTCGTCGAACGCGCGGCCGAGGCCGGCCTCGCGGGGATCATCGTCCCCGACCTGCCCGCCGAGGAGGCCGATCCCCTCCGCGAGGCCTGCGACGACCACGGCCTCGATCTCGTCTTCATCGTCGCGCCGACGACGGAAGGCGAGCGCCTCGAGACCATCATGTCGCAGGTCTCGGGCTTCACCTACGTGCAGGCCCGCCTCGGAACGACCGGCGCGCGCGCGGACGTCTCGACGGCCACCCATGAGAGTCTCGAGCGTCTGTCGGCGTTCGACGTGCCCAAGGCGGTCGGCTTCGGCGTCAGCGAGGGCGACCACGCGGCCGAGATCGTCGAGGCCGGCGCCGACGGCGTCATCGTCGGCAGCGCGCTGGTGGATATCGTCGCCTCGAGCGACGAGCCGGCGGTCGATCTCGAGGCGAAGGCCCGCGAACTCAAACGCGGCGCCCGGCGCGGCGCGGACAGTATCACGGTCGATCCGGAAGATACACCGGAACCAGAACAGCCATAA
- a CDS encoding 2-amino-3,7-dideoxy-D-threo-hept-6-ulosonate synthase, with amino-acid sequence MTTTGIDARLDRIGTDGSYVIVPMDHGVTMGAVQGLKDIESTIDGVTRGGADAVLTQKGIAPRVHEHKNGKGYIVHLNGSTTIGPDENDKRPTGTVEEAVRVGADAVSFHINVGSDHEPDQLSQLSEVTAEADRLGMPVLAMAYARGPGVDPEDPEALGHAVRIAEELGADIVKTGYSGDAESFQHVVESTRLPVVIAGGSKGTDRETIEMVRGVMDAGGAGVSMGRSIFQHEDPEAIATAVAAVVHDDCSAEEALTKAGLALEA; translated from the coding sequence ATGACTACCACAGGCATCGACGCGCGACTCGACCGAATCGGCACGGACGGCTCCTACGTGATCGTCCCGATGGATCACGGGGTCACGATGGGCGCCGTCCAGGGGCTCAAGGACATCGAATCGACCATCGACGGCGTGACCCGCGGCGGCGCCGACGCGGTCCTCACGCAGAAGGGGATCGCGCCCCGCGTCCACGAGCACAAGAACGGCAAGGGGTACATCGTCCACCTCAACGGCTCGACGACGATCGGGCCCGACGAGAACGATAAGCGTCCGACCGGCACCGTCGAAGAGGCCGTCCGCGTCGGCGCCGACGCCGTCTCCTTCCACATCAACGTCGGCTCCGACCACGAGCCCGACCAACTCTCCCAGCTCTCGGAGGTCACCGCGGAAGCGGACCGCCTCGGCATGCCGGTGCTCGCGATGGCCTACGCCCGCGGTCCGGGGGTCGACCCCGAGGACCCCGAGGCGCTCGGCCACGCCGTCCGGATCGCCGAGGAATTGGGCGCCGATATCGTCAAGACGGGCTACAGCGGCGACGCCGAGAGCTTCCAGCACGTCGTCGAGTCGACCCGGCTCCCGGTCGTCATCGCCGGTGGCTCGAAGGGCACCGACCGCGAGACGATCGAGATGGTCCGCGGCGTGATGGACGCCGGCGGCGCCGGCGTCTCGATGGGGCGGTCGATCTTCCAGCACGAGGACCCCGAGGCCATCGCGACCGCCGTCGCCGCGGTCGTCCACGACGACTGCTCGGCCGAGGAGGCACTGACGAAGGCCGGACTGGCCCTCGAGGCCTGA